One Campylobacter concisus DNA window includes the following coding sequences:
- a CDS encoding 4-hydroxy-3-methylbut-2-enyl diphosphate reductase, which translates to MKIELASSYGFCFGVKRAIKIAENAGDAATIGPLIHNNEEINRLEKNYNVKTLEGIDELKDEKKAIIRTHGITKNDLAELKKTDIKVIDATCPFVTKPQQICEKMSEEGYDVVIFGDMHHPEVKGVKSYAKGNVYVVLEESELEGIKFKQKVALVSQTTRKVEKFMQIANYLMLHVKELRVFNTICNATFENQEAAKNLAKRADVMIIIGGKNSSNTKQLYLISKNFCEDSYLIESEEELERSWFEGKNLCGISAGASTPDWIIQKVVDRIKKV; encoded by the coding sequence TTGAAGATCGAGCTTGCTAGTAGTTATGGTTTTTGCTTTGGCGTAAAAAGAGCGATAAAGATAGCTGAAAATGCTGGAGATGCCGCAACTATCGGTCCGCTCATCCATAACAATGAAGAGATAAATAGGCTTGAGAAAAACTACAATGTAAAGACGCTTGAGGGCATAGATGAGCTAAAAGATGAGAAAAAGGCGATCATTCGCACTCATGGCATCACTAAAAACGACCTTGCAGAGCTAAAAAAAACCGATATAAAAGTGATCGATGCAACTTGTCCGTTTGTGACAAAGCCACAACAAATTTGCGAAAAAATGAGCGAAGAGGGCTATGATGTAGTGATCTTTGGCGACATGCATCACCCAGAGGTAAAAGGAGTGAAGTCGTATGCCAAGGGCAATGTCTATGTCGTGCTTGAAGAGAGTGAGTTAGAGGGCATTAAATTTAAACAAAAGGTCGCGCTTGTTAGCCAAACTACTAGAAAAGTTGAGAAATTTATGCAGATCGCAAACTATCTCATGCTTCATGTAAAAGAGTTGCGCGTTTTTAACACGATCTGCAACGCGACATTTGAAAACCAAGAGGCTGCTAAAAATTTAGCAAAAAGAGCTGACGTGATGATAATAATCGGCGGAAAAAACAGCTCAAACACAAAACAACTCTACCTAATATCTAAAAATTTCTGCGAAGATAGCTATCTTATAGAAAGTGAAGAAGAGCTTGAAAGATCATGGTTTGAGGGCAAAAATTTGTGTGGTATAAGTGCGGGGGCTAGCACACCTGACTGGATCATACAAAAAGTCGTTGATAGAATCAAAAAAGTATAA
- the efp gene encoding elongation factor P: protein MASYSMGDLKKGLKIEIDGVPYKIVEYQHVKPGKGAAFVRAKIKSFVDGKVLEKTFHAGDKCEQPHLEEKEMQYLYDDGEFCQFMDTTTYEQVAISDEDVGDVKKWMIDGMMVEILFHNGNAIGVEVPQVVELKIVETPPNFKGDTQGGKKPATLESGAVVQIPFHVLEGEVIRVDTVRGEYIERANK from the coding sequence ATGGCTTCATATTCAATGGGCGATCTAAAAAAGGGACTAAAGATCGAGATCGATGGCGTTCCTTATAAAATCGTAGAATATCAACACGTTAAACCGGGCAAGGGCGCAGCTTTTGTTCGTGCAAAGATCAAATCTTTTGTCGATGGAAAGGTTCTTGAAAAGACTTTTCACGCAGGCGATAAGTGCGAGCAGCCGCATCTTGAAGAAAAAGAGATGCAATACCTCTATGATGATGGTGAGTTTTGCCAGTTTATGGACACGACTACTTACGAGCAAGTTGCGATCAGCGACGAGGATGTGGGCGATGTTAAAAAATGGATGATCGATGGCATGATGGTTGAAATTTTATTTCACAACGGCAATGCTATCGGCGTTGAAGTGCCACAAGTAGTCGAGCTAAAGATAGTTGAAACTCCACCAAATTTCAAGGGTGACACACAAGGTGGCAAAAAGCCAGCTACTCTTGAGAGCGGCGCGGTAGTTCAGATACCATTTCACGTACTAGAAGGCGAGGTCATCCGCGTTGATACAGTTCGTGGCGAGTACATCGAGCGCGCAAATAAATAA
- a CDS encoding DUF4304 domain-containing protein — protein MKEKFDELIALLKPLFKDNGFSKSALNFYKNTTNFIYVVNFQKSSGNSSERTRFYINCGIYAPFIEATLGKEALSKPKEYECHYRARIHEITRTSASHYELEPDSDVAKIYENVANDLGFVFKFFEQNNSEANLIELILEQNGLAAINQLYEYLLIKDKCEILISHAKRLFTKHGIEARWGKFQNQINELLKKYKKDEINFKE, from the coding sequence ATGAAAGAGAAATTTGACGAGCTTATCGCTCTGCTAAAGCCGCTATTTAAGGATAATGGTTTTAGCAAGAGCGCTTTAAATTTCTACAAAAATACCACAAATTTTATCTATGTTGTAAATTTTCAAAAAAGTAGTGGCAATAGCTCAGAGCGCACGAGATTTTATATAAATTGCGGCATTTACGCCCCTTTTATAGAGGCTACTCTTGGCAAAGAAGCGCTTAGCAAGCCAAAAGAGTATGAGTGCCATTACAGAGCCAGAATACATGAAATCACTCGCACATCTGCTTCACACTACGAGCTAGAGCCAGATAGTGACGTGGCTAAAATTTATGAAAATGTAGCAAACGATCTTGGCTTTGTTTTTAAATTTTTTGAGCAAAATAACTCTGAAGCAAATTTAATAGAGCTAATACTCGAACAAAACGGCCTTGCAGCGATAAATCAGCTCTACGAATATCTTTTGATAAAAGATAAATGTGAAATTTTGATCTCTCATGCCAAAAGGCTCTTCACAAAGCACGGCATTGAAGCAAGGTGGGGTAAATTTCAAAACCAGATAAACGAGCTGCTTAAAAAATATAAAAAAGATGAGATAAATTTTAAAGAGTAA
- a CDS encoding SelT/SelW/SelH family (seleno)protein, with translation MQVKIIYCNSUNYRPVASRVEDEIKANFSDARVELVVGDGGNFIVEVDGNVIFSKKDRIGNDESRFPHGEEITTLINKYLKEKSA, from the coding sequence ATGCAAGTAAAAATTATTTACTGCAACTCTTGAAACTATCGTCCGGTAGCTTCTCGTGTAGAAGATGAAATAAAAGCGAACTTTAGTGATGCAAGAGTCGAGTTGGTTGTAGGAGATGGTGGAAATTTCATCGTCGAGGTTGATGGAAACGTTATCTTTTCTAAAAAGGATCGCATCGGAAACGATGAGTCAAGGTTCCCACACGGCGAAGAGATCACAACTCTTATAAACAAATATCTCAAAGAAAAGTCGGCTTAA
- a CDS encoding glutamate--tRNA ligase family protein, whose protein sequence is MRLDQGINDYLPPSGGIVSRIAPTPSGYLHAGNAYNFILTYLLTRSLSGVLHLRIDDYDLGRYRREFVQNIFDVLEFLGLCYDKGAKSIDDFEQNFSFKTRAKRYENALKKLDEIYICECTRATKDAYKNGIYTKICKDKKLKFIKDKTAIRLSVDENDELGRQVAAQMGDFVIYKKDFTPAYNFASVIDDEDMGVNLVVRGEDLLPCTLAQRYLAKRLNFSFLNAKFIHHKLLLDGAKKLSKSSKSPPIDLSQSPQIYYKMLANDLGLNLSSADKISNLLYEFMLKNIAERLMNSKNLI, encoded by the coding sequence ATGAGGCTAGACCAAGGGATTAATGACTATTTGCCACCATCTGGTGGCATAGTCTCGCGCATAGCTCCGACACCAAGTGGCTATCTACACGCTGGCAACGCCTACAATTTCATCTTGACTTACCTTTTGACGCGCTCACTGAGCGGTGTTTTGCACTTAAGGATTGATGATTATGACCTTGGCAGATACCGGCGCGAATTTGTTCAAAATATCTTTGACGTTTTAGAATTTTTAGGGCTTTGCTATGACAAAGGTGCTAAAAGCATAGACGACTTTGAGCAAAATTTTAGCTTCAAAACAAGAGCCAAAAGATATGAAAACGCACTTAAAAAGCTAGATGAAATTTACATTTGTGAGTGCACAAGAGCCACAAAAGATGCCTATAAAAACGGCATTTACACTAAAATTTGCAAAGATAAAAAGCTAAAATTTATAAAAGATAAAACCGCTATTAGACTAAGCGTGGATGAAAATGATGAGCTTGGCAGGCAAGTGGCAGCGCAGATGGGCGATTTTGTCATTTACAAAAAGGATTTTACCCCAGCTTACAACTTCGCAAGCGTCATAGACGATGAGGATATGGGAGTAAATTTAGTGGTTAGAGGCGAGGACCTGCTGCCTTGCACGCTAGCTCAAAGATACCTTGCAAAAAGGCTAAATTTTAGCTTTTTAAATGCTAAATTTATCCACCACAAGCTACTTTTAGACGGAGCCAAAAAGCTTTCTAAAAGCTCCAAGTCGCCACCAATAGATCTAAGTCAAAGTCCTCAAATTTACTACAAAATGTTAGCAAATGATCTTGGACTAAATTTAAGCTCAGCAGATAAAATTTCAAACTTGCTTTATGAATTTATGCTTAAAAATATAGCTGAGAGGTTGATGAACTCTAAAAATTTGATATAA
- the serA gene encoding phosphoglycerate dehydrogenase, with protein sequence MMKTIIVCDAIHPVGFELLKKEQDINVIDAVNTPKDELLKILGEADVAITRSSTEVNEAFLEAGKKLKAIVRAGVGVDNVDIDGCSRRGIIAMNVPTANTIAAVELTMAHMLAAARSLEYAHNDLKLDRIWKREKWYGVELFKKKLGVIGFGNIGSRVAARAKAFGMDIIAYDPYIDPSKVIDMGGTYTKNFDDILACDFITIHTPKTKETTDMIGAKEIAKMKDGVRLINCARGGLYNEEALYEGLKSGKIAFAGIDVFTKEPATSHPLLDLNNVSVTPHLGANTLESQRNIAVEAVEQAILAARGISYPNALNLPIKTEDLPPFVEPYIDLTSKMAFLAAQINKSAIKAIRIETHGQIGEYANSMLTFAIVGALKESLGDAINYVNAKFLCDEKGITTETSTGGDSIFKNKITVRITTENGIVSVGGTVFGENQQRIVTVNGFKTDFKPKGKMIIFKNHDVPGVIAQISKILADEKINIADFRLGRDEHGMALAVILVDEHIKTETLERLNALEACVWAQYAVI encoded by the coding sequence ATTATGAAAACTATCATTGTTTGCGATGCGATACACCCAGTAGGTTTTGAACTTTTAAAAAAAGAACAAGATATAAATGTAATAGACGCAGTTAATACCCCAAAAGATGAGCTTTTAAAAATTTTAGGCGAGGCTGATGTAGCGATCACTAGAAGCTCGACTGAGGTGAATGAGGCGTTTTTAGAAGCTGGTAAGAAGCTAAAAGCTATCGTTAGAGCTGGTGTTGGCGTGGATAACGTTGATATAGATGGCTGTTCAAGAAGAGGCATCATCGCTATGAACGTCCCGACCGCAAATACTATCGCAGCAGTTGAGCTAACTATGGCGCACATGCTAGCAGCTGCAAGATCACTTGAATACGCTCACAACGATCTAAAACTAGATAGAATTTGGAAACGAGAGAAGTGGTATGGAGTTGAGCTTTTTAAGAAAAAGCTAGGCGTGATAGGTTTTGGTAACATCGGCTCAAGAGTAGCAGCTCGCGCAAAAGCTTTTGGCATGGATATCATCGCATACGATCCATATATCGATCCATCTAAAGTCATCGATATGGGTGGCACTTATACTAAAAATTTTGATGACATCTTGGCATGTGACTTCATTACGATCCACACTCCAAAGACTAAAGAGACCACCGATATGATCGGCGCTAAAGAGATAGCAAAGATGAAAGATGGCGTAAGGCTTATAAACTGCGCTAGAGGCGGTCTTTATAACGAAGAGGCACTTTATGAAGGGCTAAAAAGTGGCAAGATAGCATTTGCTGGTATTGACGTCTTTACAAAAGAGCCAGCGACAAGCCATCCGCTTCTTGATCTAAATAATGTAAGCGTCACGCCACACCTTGGGGCAAATACCCTTGAATCACAACGAAATATCGCAGTTGAGGCAGTCGAGCAAGCTATATTGGCAGCACGCGGTATAAGCTATCCAAACGCTTTAAATTTACCTATAAAAACAGAAGATCTACCGCCGTTTGTTGAGCCTTATATCGATCTTACAAGCAAGATGGCATTTCTTGCAGCTCAGATAAACAAAAGCGCGATCAAAGCTATCCGTATAGAGACTCACGGGCAGATTGGTGAATATGCAAATTCAATGCTAACTTTTGCAATCGTTGGCGCTTTAAAAGAGAGTCTTGGCGATGCGATAAACTACGTAAATGCTAAATTTTTATGCGACGAAAAAGGCATAACTACCGAAACTAGCACAGGTGGAGATAGTATCTTTAAAAACAAGATCACAGTTCGAATTACGACTGAAAATGGCATCGTAAGCGTTGGTGGCACGGTCTTTGGTGAAAATCAACAACGCATCGTAACCGTAAATGGCTTTAAGACTGACTTCAAGCCAAAAGGCAAGATGATCATCTTTAAAAACCACGACGTACCAGGCGTTATCGCTCAGATCAGTAAAATTTTAGCTGATGAGAAGATAAATATCGCAGACTTCCGTCTTGGTAGAGATGAGCACGGCATGGCGCTTGCGGTCATCTTGGTTGATGAACATATAAAAACAGAAACGCTAGAGAGATTAAACGCACTTGAAGCTTGTGTTTGGGCTCAATACGCAGTTATATAA
- a CDS encoding RNA recognition motif domain-containing protein, which translates to MNIYVGNLSYRTTEAELKEAFAQFGEVRRAKIVKDRETDRSKGFGFVEMDDANEGQKAIDALNEKELGGRTLRVNEARPRD; encoded by the coding sequence GTGAACATTTATGTAGGAAATTTGTCGTATAGAACGACAGAGGCAGAGTTGAAGGAAGCTTTTGCACAATTTGGTGAAGTAAGGCGCGCAAAAATCGTAAAAGATAGAGAAACAGACCGCTCAAAGGGCTTTGGCTTTGTTGAAATGGACGACGCGAACGAGGGCCAAAAGGCGATCGACGCACTAAATGAAAAAGAACTTGGCGGACGCACTTTAAGAGTAAATGAGGCTAGACCAAGGGATTAA
- a CDS encoding DJ-1 family glyoxalase III gives MKKVAVILADGFEEIEALTSVDVLRRAGAIASIASLKDAQIRGAHNINVKADVTLREVEELGYDAIVLPGGLPGAENLANDAKLREILQEFDKKGKLICAICAAPMVLERARVLKEHFVCYPGFEENVRSDKRGYVSDKNVLKDQNIITGKGPAFSMEFALFIVKNLLGEEAYLKVKNDLLYK, from the coding sequence ATGAAAAAGGTAGCCGTAATCCTAGCTGATGGTTTTGAGGAGATCGAGGCGCTAACCTCCGTCGATGTTTTGCGTAGAGCTGGAGCTATAGCATCTATCGCTAGCTTGAAGGACGCGCAGATCAGAGGTGCTCACAATATAAATGTAAAAGCTGATGTCACACTTCGTGAGGTGGAGGAGCTAGGCTATGATGCGATCGTGCTTCCAGGAGGTCTGCCTGGTGCAGAAAATCTTGCAAATGACGCTAAGCTAAGGGAAATTTTGCAAGAATTTGATAAAAAAGGCAAGCTAATTTGTGCCATTTGTGCCGCTCCTATGGTGCTTGAGCGAGCACGTGTGCTTAAAGAGCATTTTGTTTGCTATCCTGGCTTTGAAGAAAATGTAAGAAGCGACAAAAGAGGCTACGTGAGCGATAAAAACGTGCTAAAAGATCAAAATATCATCACTGGCAAGGGGCCAGCTTTTTCTATGGAATTTGCGCTTTTTATAGTGAAAAATTTGCTTGGCGAAGAGGCCTATCTTAAAGTAAAAAATGATTTACTTTATAAATAG
- a CDS encoding 30S ribosomal protein S1 encodes MAVNKSVQLGKAKDEDIEDIDFAAMLEESFKKTEEDSDAKIVSINGDEVLIDVGKKSEGILNVSEITDTNGNLTHKVGDTIKVVITGSRNGRPIVSHKKALRKEKVKAFIEAYDPENSGEIDVKVVGKNKGGFITQDANGVEFFLPRTHSGFKNAEGVVGKSYKVRVIKVDKEENSIVVSRKKILDDDRKKRKEALSSIVENDSVIEGTVKKITTYGMFVDVGGVDGLVHYSEISYKGPVNPSSLYKEGDKVLVKVISYDNEKRHLSLSIKAATPDPWEEIISDGLEVGDTIKVTVSNIEPYGAFVDLGNDIEGFLHISEISWDKNIKNPKDHISEGQEIDVEVIEIDAKGHRLRVSLKNLLPKPFDEFKAKFKEGDVVKGVVTTITNFGAFVRVGCVEGLLHNEDASWDRNDKCKDMFKAGDELEVKIIKIDSAEQKISLSLKDLKQSPVQAFANKFSVGDIVKGTIRDIKDFGVFVELGDNVDALIRKEDLGSVDASTLKIGDEIEAAIAFIDEKKNRIRLSIRRLAKQKEREVLNEINDNDDKVTLGDIIKEQLR; translated from the coding sequence ATGGCTGTGAACAAAAGTGTTCAATTAGGAAAAGCAAAAGACGAAGATATCGAAGATATTGATTTTGCTGCGATGTTAGAGGAGTCTTTTAAAAAGACTGAAGAAGATAGTGACGCAAAGATCGTCAGTATCAATGGTGATGAGGTTTTAATCGACGTTGGCAAGAAGTCAGAAGGCATTTTAAATGTTTCTGAAATCACTGACACAAACGGCAACCTGACGCATAAAGTTGGCGATACGATCAAAGTTGTAATAACTGGATCAAGAAATGGAAGACCTATAGTGTCGCACAAAAAAGCACTTAGAAAAGAGAAAGTTAAAGCTTTCATTGAAGCTTACGATCCTGAAAATTCTGGCGAAATCGACGTAAAAGTAGTTGGAAAAAATAAAGGTGGTTTTATCACTCAAGACGCAAATGGTGTAGAATTTTTCTTACCAAGAACGCACAGCGGATTTAAAAACGCTGAGGGCGTAGTTGGAAAATCATACAAAGTAAGAGTTATAAAAGTCGATAAAGAAGAGAACAGCATCGTTGTCTCAAGAAAGAAAATTTTAGATGACGACCGCAAAAAACGCAAAGAAGCCCTATCAAGCATAGTAGAAAACGATAGCGTTATAGAGGGCACAGTTAAAAAGATCACAACTTATGGTATGTTTGTTGATGTTGGCGGTGTAGACGGACTTGTGCACTACAGCGAGATAAGCTATAAAGGTCCAGTAAATCCTAGCTCTTTATACAAAGAAGGCGATAAAGTTTTAGTTAAAGTTATTAGCTATGACAATGAAAAACGCCATCTATCTCTATCTATCAAGGCAGCTACTCCAGATCCTTGGGAAGAGATCATAAGCGACGGTCTAGAAGTTGGCGACACTATAAAAGTAACAGTTAGCAACATCGAGCCTTATGGCGCATTTGTCGATCTTGGAAATGATATTGAAGGATTTTTACATATATCTGAAATTTCATGGGACAAAAATATCAAAAATCCAAAAGATCACATTAGCGAAGGTCAAGAGATCGATGTTGAGGTTATCGAAATAGACGCAAAAGGACACCGCTTAAGAGTGAGCCTTAAAAATTTACTTCCAAAGCCATTTGATGAATTTAAAGCTAAATTCAAAGAGGGCGACGTAGTAAAAGGTGTTGTGACAACTATCACAAATTTTGGTGCATTTGTTAGAGTAGGCTGCGTTGAGGGCTTGCTACACAACGAAGATGCATCTTGGGATAGAAATGACAAGTGCAAAGATATGTTTAAGGCTGGCGATGAGCTAGAAGTAAAGATCATCAAAATCGACAGCGCTGAGCAAAAAATTTCTCTAAGCCTAAAAGATCTAAAACAAAGCCCAGTTCAAGCATTTGCTAATAAATTTAGTGTAGGCGACATCGTAAAAGGAACGATCCGTGACATTAAAGACTTTGGCGTGTTTGTTGAGCTTGGCGATAATGTCGATGCGCTAATCCGCAAAGAAGATCTAGGTAGCGTAGATGCTAGCACGTTAAAGATCGGCGATGAGATCGAAGCTGCTATCGCATTTATCGATGAGAAGAAAAATAGAATTCGCCTAAGCATACGCCGTTTAGCAAAACAAAAAGAGCGTGAAGTGTTAAATGAGATCAACGACAACGATGATAAAGTAACACTTGGCGACATCATAAAAGAACAATTACGCTAG